A segment of the Desulfomicrobium macestii genome:
CGTGGGGGAGGATGCCGCAGCCGTTGTCGCGCACCTCCACTCCGGCCCAGGCCTTGTCCTCCCCGTATCCGGACAGGACCTGCAGCGTGATCTCGCCGCCCGAGGCGGGCACGGCTTCGCAGGCGTTGACCAGCAGATTGATGAGCACCTGGATGAGGCGTTGCAGGTCTGCTTCCACCAGCACAGGCTCCGCGCCCAGCCTGACGAGATAGCCCGGGGCCGCGGTTTTCAGTTTCTGGCGCACGAAGGCCAGGGCTCCGGCCACGACGCTGTTCACGTCGGTCGTCTCGCGTTCCCCTTCAGGGCGCTGGCGTGAATAGTCCTTGAGTCTTGAAACGATATCCTTGATCCGCTCCGACCCGTCCACCATGCCCTGCAGCAGCAGCGGCATCTGCTGCCTGAGTTCCGAATATTCGAGCCCGCCGAGCACGAAATCCCCATGTTCTTCCTGATATTCGTCCAGCACGTGCAGGGCGTCGGCCCAGACGTCGCGCAGGAGCGGCAGGTTCAGCGTCAGAAAGCTGTTGGGGTTGTTGATCTCGTGGGCCACGCCCGCCACCAGCACCCCAAGGGAGGCCATCTTGTCGGCCTGGATCATCTTCTGTCCCCGGAGTTGGGCCTTGCGCTCGGCTTCCTTGCGGGTCGTGATGTCCGTCAGCTTGCCCTCGATGAACACCGTGCGGCCCTGATCGTCCTTTTCGATCCGGGCGTTGAATTCCACCCAGATTTCACTGCCGTCCTTGCGACGCATGCGGGTCTCGAAATCCTTGAGCACACCGTCGCGGCGCAGGATGGAGAAGACCAGCTCGCGGTCGTCGGGGTCGCAGTACAGCTGGCGGCTGATGTCGGTGATCGTGGACATGAGATCCTGGGGTGAATCGTAGCCCAGGATGCGGGCCATCTCGCGGTTGGCTTCGATGAAGCGTCCCCCGGAGGTGGAGCGGTAGATGCCCTCCAGGGCCTTTTCGAAAATGGCGCGGTATTTCTTGCCTTCCTCTTCACGCTCGTTCCACTCGGTGATGTCGTGGGCAAAGACCACGGCACCCAGAATCTCCCCTCCGCGTTGCAAGGGCACGTAGGTGTTCTGGTAGAAGCCGATCTCTCCTTTGGGTTTTCTGTATTTGCGCCGCAGGATGTAGGATTCGCCGGCCAGGACTCGGTCGAAATTGCGGCGGGAGCTGGCGCGCTCATCGGGCTCGTTCAGGACGTCGAAAACGTGCATGCCGGGGTGGATGTCGAGGTTCCAGTTGTGTTTGACGAATTCCCGGTGGGCCTGGTTGAAGGTGATGTAATTGTAGTTCAGGTCGAGGGAAAAAAGCATGACATTGAGCGGCGTGTCGATCAGGGCGCGCAGGTCCTGCACTTCGCGGGTGAGCTGGCGGTTGGAGCGTTCCAGCTCGCGCAGCCTTTGCAGCAGATCTTCCCGTCCGGCGTTCACTCTTCAGGGTCCTCCATCTGGCGAAGCTTGTTGAGGCGCTTGTTGAGCGCCTGCCGGGACACGCCCAGCATGCTCGCGGCCAGGGCCTGGTTGTTTCCGGTGCGGCGCATGGCCTCGTGCACCAGTTCGGCGCAGACATGCTTCAGGGTCGGCAGTTCCGGGCCGAATTGCAGGCGCGTGCCTTCCCCGGGCTGGACCTTGCGGGATGCGGCGGGA
Coding sequences within it:
- a CDS encoding PAS domain-containing sensor histidine kinase, whose amino-acid sequence is MNAGREDLLQRLRELERSNRQLTREVQDLRALIDTPLNVMLFSLDLNYNYITFNQAHREFVKHNWNLDIHPGMHVFDVLNEPDERASSRRNFDRVLAGESYILRRKYRKPKGEIGFYQNTYVPLQRGGEILGAVVFAHDITEWNEREEEGKKYRAIFEKALEGIYRSTSGGRFIEANREMARILGYDSPQDLMSTITDISRQLYCDPDDRELVFSILRRDGVLKDFETRMRRKDGSEIWVEFNARIEKDDQGRTVFIEGKLTDITTRKEAERKAQLRGQKMIQADKMASLGVLVAGVAHEINNPNSFLTLNLPLLRDVWADALHVLDEYQEEHGDFVLGGLEYSELRQQMPLLLQGMVDGSERIKDIVSRLKDYSRQRPEGERETTDVNSVVAGALAFVRQKLKTAAPGYLVRLGAEPVLVEADLQRLIQVLINLLVNACEAVPASGGEITLQVLSGYGEDKAWAGVEVRDNGCGILPHDLKYIQDPFFTTKRELGGTGLGLSISSAIMHDHGGRLEFSSQPGQGTCVRMLLPMTR